The Scleropages formosus chromosome 3, fSclFor1.1, whole genome shotgun sequence genome contains the following window.
GTATCCTGGATGCGACGAAGGGCTGTAGCCAGTTCTGCCAGCCGGGCTACCAGTCGTACAAGTGCTCTTGTGCGCGTGGCTGGAAGCTGCAGGAGAAGCAGAACGAGAAGTGTATCCCAGCAGGTGAGTGGCACCTGCCTGCTCCGCCCATGAGAACGTAGCGCTAGGTTTTCTTCTTGGCCAGCGATGTTTTCACTCCTTTCCTCCGCTCCGCTTTCTCAGTACCCTTTCCCTGCGGGAAGGTGGACAGTCTGAGCCAGTGGGACAACAGAAGGTCCACCAACATCCGAAGCAGCTACGAGGGACTCAGCTGCAACTCCGGGGAGTGTCCTTGGCAGGTAGTGTGAGATCACCTGTACCACGGTCAGCTTTCTATATCTAACACACATTACAGACACAAACATCCACTGAGAAaccataattacatttaattattgagcagaaacttttctccaaagtgacttccaatgaactctatgcagtgttatcagcccacacaccttattcaccaaggtgatttacactgcaagatacattacttacaatgggtcactcatccatacatcagtgaaacacacactctctctctctctgtcacccacacactgtggaggaacctggacagcatgtctttggactgtgggaggaaaccagagcacctggagacttacactgctagatacactacttacactgggtcactcatccatacatcagtggaacacacacacacactctctctgtcactcacacatactatgggggaacctgtacagcatgtgtttggactatgggaggaaaccagagcacctggaggaactccacacagacacagggagaacatgcaaactccacacagactgagcagggattgaaccaacatcttctcgcaccaccaaggcactgtgagacagcagcgctacttgctgtgccaccgtgccgccctcaCGTAATTACATCCACTTACATAAAAAAGGGCAAAAGGGTGCAATATCGAAAAGGTACGATCAAGCAGCACTATGTGAGAAGTTCAaaaagggtgtccagacattccagaattccttagGATTATCgtgcaaattaaatatatatttttttatctgaaggaaataaatcatttggccatccacatatttacagagagaACTCTATATGTaaaccaaaacaataaaatacccTAGTACTTGGTAGTGGCAGAGCACCTCCCAGCAGCACCGAGCCCATTCCTCCTCCTGACCGTATTTTCTCGACTTGAAGGTGCTGCTGCAGAGTGAGGTGGGCCCGTTCTGCAACGGCGTCATTCTGAAAGAGAATCTGGTGCTCACCACGGCCCAGTGCGCCAACACTTACAGCAGCTTCAAGGTGGTTGTGGGTAAGTGTGCCATTCCTGCTCGGAACACAACCGGCTCACTGTTGGTGGtcccataacattataatggagctgaaaagttcttatcgactagcgacgtTGTAGCCGTGTAAAGAAACCAGTCGTATAAACGTATGGCaaatacaattatgtacagtaattCTTGATAATGACAACAAACACCTGGTTTATTATGTATttgctatactgtactttttatcgatattttacagtgaactctttctacttataaaaaagtttactgtaaaacagtattcTGTGTTACATCAGctgcagtgtcataaatctcgtgtttaccgcgtctcttaACTGCTTTAAGGCtacactctacgatcgaggctataccatctaggtttgtataagtacacgcagcgatcgaggctataccatctaggtgtgtataagtacactctacagtcgaggctataccatctaggtgtgtataagtacactctacgatcgaggctataccaactaggtgtgtataagtacactcagcgatcgaggctataccatctaggtgtgtataagtacgctcagcgatcgaggctataccatctaggtgtgtataagtacgctcagcgatcgaggctataccatctaggtgtgtataagtacgctcagcgatcgaggctataccatctaggtgtgtataagtacgctcagcgatcgaggctataccatctaggtgtgtataagtacactctaccatcgaggctacaccatctaggtgtgtataagtacactctaccatcgaggctataccatctaggtgtgtataagtacactcagcgatcgaggctataccatctaggtgtgtataagtacgctcagcgatcgaggctataccatctaggtgtgtataagtacgctcagcgatcgaggctataccatctaggtgtgtataagtacactctaccatcgaggctacaccatctaggtgtgtataagtacactctaccatcgaggctataccatctaggtatGTATAAGTACGCTCagcgatcgaggctataccatctaggtgtgtataagtacgctcAGCGaacgaggctataccatctaggtttgtataagtacactgtacgatcgaggctataccatctaggtttgtataactACACTgtacgatcgaggctataccatctaggtgtgtataagtacactctacgatcgaggctataccatctaggtatgtataagtacactctaccatcgaggctataccatctaggtgtgtataagtacactctacaatcgaggctataccaactaggtgtgtataagtacactcagcgatcgaggctacaccatctaggtgtgtataagtacactctaccatcgaggctataccaactaggtgtgtataagtacgctcagcgatcgaggctataccatctaggtgtgtataagtacactcagcaatcgaggctataccaactaggtgtgtataagtacactctacgatcgaggctataccatctaggtatGTATAACTACACTgtacgatcgaggctataccatctaggtgtgtataagtacactctacgatcgaggctataccatctaggtatGTATAAGTACGCTCagcgatcgaggctataccatctaggtgtgtataagtacactctacaatcgaggctataccaactaggtgtgtataagtacactcagcgatcgaggctacaccatctaggtgtgtataagtacactctaccatcgaggctataccaactaggtgtgtataagtacgctcagcgatcgaggctataccatctaggtgtgtataagtacactcagcaatcgaggctataccaactaggtgtgtataagtacactctacgatcgaggctataccatctaggtttgaaTAAGTACACGCagcgatcgaggctataccatctaggtttgtataactACACTGcacgatcgaggctataccatctaggtgtgtataagtacactctaccatcgaggctataccatctaggtatgtataagtacactctacgatcgaggctataccatctaggtttgtataagtacactcagcaatcgaggctataccaactaggtgtgtataagtacactcagcGATCGAGGCTATGCCATCTAggtgtgtgtaagtacactctacgatcgaggctataccatctaggtttgtataagtacactcagcaatcgaggctataccaactaggtgtgtataagtacactctacgatcgaggctataccatctaggtgtgtataagtacgctcagcgatcgaggctataccatctaggtttgtataagtacactctacaatcgaggctataccatctaggtgtgtataagtacactcagcAATCGAGGCTATGCCATCTAggtgtgtgtaagtacactctacgatcaAGGCtgtaccatctaggtgtgtataagtacactcagcgatcgaggctataccatctaggtgtgtataagtacactctaccatcgaggctataccatctaggtgtgtaaaAGTACGCTCagcgatcgaggctataccatctaggtttgtataagtacactcagcgatcgaggctataccaactaggtgtgtataagtacactctaccatcgaggctataccatctaggtgtgtataagtacgctcagcgatcgaggctataccatctaggtgtgtataagtacactcagcaatcaaggctataccaactaggtgtgtataagtacactctacgatcgaggctataccatctaggtttgtataagtacactcagcaatcgaggctataccaactaggtgtgtataagtacactctacgatcgaggctataccatctaggtttgtataagtatacTCTAcaatcgaggctataccatctaggtttgtataagtatactctacgatcgaggctatgccatctaggtgtgtgtaagtacgctctacgatcgaggctataccatctaggtgtgtataagtacactcagcAATCGAGGCTATACAaactaggtgtgtataagtacactctatgatcgaggctataccatctaggtttgtataagtacactctacgatcgaggctataccgtctaggtgtgtgtaagtacactctacgatcgaggctataccatttaggtttGTGGAAGTATactctacgatcgaggctataccatctaggtgtgtataagtacgctctaCAATCGAGGCTAtgccatctaggtgtgtataagtacactcagcGATCGAGGCTAtgccatctaggtgtgtataagtacgctctaCCATCGAGGCTAtgccatctaggtgtgtataagtacactcagcGATCGAGGCTAtgccatctaggtgtgtataagtacgctctaCGATGGACgtgacgccagtctgtcgcaaggcaccccaagcagggctcaaaccccacacctgccacacagcaggcactggccaaacccactgtgtcaccacatccCCCCTAGAGTGGAACAGTTTTAGCgtaaaacatttcaatatataataaataaatgagggtTGAACAGATTACTGTACTTTTTGACATATCATCAAATATGCAACAGGTGCGTCAACTAGTATCATGACATCCCAAGCTGTGTCTTTAATTTCTCTTGTTACATTAGAGCAGAATTTGTGTCAAGACATGCTGAATAATGTTTATATCAGCAAAGTTAACTATGGTACAGTATCTTACCATGCTAACATGTTAGGTCCACACTGGAGTTTAGTCGATAAAAACCAACACATAACTTCATACGACATTAGAACACAGAACATTCCGAGAGGCAGTACTTTTCATTAAGAACCAGATGTTCTCGGCATGTTCACAGACAGATTGACCGCACACATATCTTCCCTAAAAAAATTTTCTCGAAAATAAAATATGCgtcacacatttctccaaaatttaacaaaaggaaaaaaaaaatacatcccaTTCTCCATTAATACAACAATTCAACACAGGTTTCTTTCCTCTCCAGTGTTATTAATAGACTTCCCCAAAGTAATAAACACAAGCAAAATGTATATGATGCAGTTTCAAATATAAGGTGCACTGCAAGCTGCTGGAATTAAGTCCATCACACTAGATATTGACATCCTCCTCTTTGTTAATAGGTTGGGATCTGTCAAAATCTCTGATATATTCATCCAGTAGAGGTTGCAGGACTTCTTAtttgaatgtcttttttttgactaactacgcacacacacacacacacacacacacacacacacactgtctgaaccgcttgtcccatatggggtcgtggggagctggagcctaagccggcagcACAGaacggaaggctggagggggaggggacacacccaggacaggatgccagtccatcacaaggcactccaagctgggcttgaaccccatacccaccagagagcaggacccggtccaacccactgcgccaccgccccccccttTAACAACTAATGAACTACATTTAAAAACCCATTTAaaatgagccaaaaaaaaaaaaaccaccatatAAGCCACCACAAACTTTAAATCAGTGCCAGTTGTTAATAGATGTAACTCACAAACATGCAACACCTGTCatcttgtttttacattttgcatttacatgtattcatttagcaaacgcttttctccaaagcgacatacatctcagagaaaatacaatttgtacattacattaggagaaagagagacatagttgcagacatgtgattcttaagtaaacctagtttgtttcttcccactttatgcaccgatgttcatcgctcgagtaggtgcacaaaactcaagagtagactaatcctgatcaccttcctacattttttttttctaaaaggtacacaaacatttacatacaatacaggagtagcggctgtaaaggcttatctgggcataatcataaagttacagtgcatgagcatttacaccatacatgagccggagagatcttgggcaaagtgagtccagaaaaggtgagttttcagacccttcttgaatgtagacagagtttcagcagttctgagtgagagggggaggtcattccaccacaacggagccagaaccgagaacctccatgctttaccaccgagtgagcagaagtagaccaGCAAgagggtctggttggggtgtagcagttgctCAAGTCTtctaaatagctgggagcagttctactgatgcatctgtagacaataaccagtgtcttgaatttgattcaggcacccataggaaaccagtgcagagaaatgagtagaggagatacgtgggaacgcttcggcaaatcaaacacaactcgtgcagcagcattcagtaccggctgcagaggtttgatggcagtagcgggaaggccacacattTTTGATCAGCGACACCAGATGTGACCTGTAAAGACCGTGGAAGTGAGCAGAATtagttgggttagggttactgaCGCTGATAACTTTTCCGGAAGACAGGAGCCGCTCTCGCTCCCCTACAGACGGAATTTTCAGAAGATATATAAGAACATTCGATATAAAGTAAACCAACCAAAAGAATGCTTGTATCTTTGAAAGTCCACAACTCTGCCATTTTTAACAGAAATCCTTCTGGGGTGTACAGTGGTAGCGGAAGAGCTTGAGTGACTTCATTTCCTGGTCACTGTCGGCATCTTGACCCTTGACTCTCGAGCACGTGCTTGTCTTGTACTCAGGTAAGAGGACCACGTCCTTCGAGGCAGGACAGCAGGAGCTCAACGTGAAGACGGTGCACGTCCACCCGAGATACGTGGCAGGCCGCCCAGACAACGACCTCGCGGCAGTAGAGCTGCAAAACCGCATCACCTTCAAGAAGTCCGTGATGGCTGCTTGCCTTCCAGAGCGGGACTTTGCTGAGAATGTGCTGATGACGGGCGAGTGGGACGCGATCATCACCGGCTGGAAGGATGGATCCCAACCCGTAGCTCTGGAGGGCACTCTCAGCCTCAACCATCTGGCGTACGAGCCCCTGGAGCAGTGTATTGAGCGACACCAAGGCCGCATGACCAACAAGATGTTCTGCACCTTACCACGACCCAAGGCCGATTGCAGCTTTGGCCCCGGCAGTCCCGCTCTCACCCTTTACCGGGAGGTGTTCTTCCTAACCGGCGTGGCGAGCCGGCCTCAGGAGCACGACTGCCAACAAGGCTACCTCTTCCAGAAGGTGTCCCGGTTCCTGCCCTGGTTGAAGCCCCTGATGGAGGCCTGATGAGGACGGAGGGAGACGGCTGGCGGTGGGGCTGCACGATAGAGGGGGGGTTAGCTCACCGAAGGTGGAGGAGTTCATCAAAAAAATATGCTTTAGCCGTCTCCGGGCAGAGCTGCAAGTAGACTTTAGCATTTGGTCGAGCGTCAACAGCGCCCCGTTGTCTAACTCTACGAAACTGCACCTTGTTAGTTTTATTCCCGTGTTAAACCTCTGAAAGCGGAGGCGCCGTTTCGGGTTCAGGAAGGCCCGCGGCGAGCGCCTCTCTGTTTTCCCCACACGGTGGCACTCGCCCaccaaaatgacattaaaacgCGCTCCGCCTCACTGCGGCTAATAGCTAATGCTTAGCGGGAGCTACGTAGCGCGGCATGTGGCGTGACTGTGTCGTGTCTTAGCTGTGTTTAGGCCTCGCTGCTTTAGACGTGTAACACGGCTGCTTGTGATGTGTAATTAAACCAACCGTTTGACCTGATACACTTTATTACGGACAACCCTCTGCTTATTGCAGCCGTGGTTTAATTTGTTCGTTTTGCTCGCGGGGCCCATCTGCGTTGCTCTACTCCGTCTCTTCCAGTGTTTATGACGGGCTTGCTCTTCTCAGGCCTGAGTAAGGAGAGTTTATCTGAAGGCATAAACAAAGGACCGAGGCTGTGCGGCTCGCTCGGGGGCTTGGTGCGACACGCGAGGAGTTCTTCAGCGCCCTCCTACCCTGGTATCTCCGGGTTCGCGCTCCCATCCTGGCGCGACCGTCGCTCGCTGCCTGTCAGCCGGGCCTCGTGACTCGGAGGTGGATTTCGGTGAAATCGGGGCAGAGGCTGACGAGCGGTTGCTTCGCGACAAGAATGTTGTGGGTGCGAACCCTGGGAAAATGAACGGGTAGACGGGGGAAACGGAATGTGACGCGAGTGAATCCGGGGGAGAACCTCGACGATGAAATGAAGCGAGCGCGCAGCTCCTGCTCCACATACCTTTGCACAAAGACCTTTTCAGTCCCCTCGCAGCGGCCTTTCTTGGCAAGCGTGCAGTCAGTGAAGCGGGGagagtggcggggggggggggcagagggagcACAGGGGAAACGGTCCACAAAACATGCTTTGGATCGGGCGCCCGAAAGCGACGCCCCAGTGTCTGGGCCTTCTCAGCCCGTTGCCATGACGTTCTCCCAGGAGACCTTCCTGTTCTCCCTGAAAACCTCTAGCGCCTCTTTTCTTTATTAGCAGCAAACGTTAATCCTTAATGACCTTCCTTCCGGTGCTTGGCCCTGTGTCTTGGCTGCGGAACCTCGACTCGCTACCCCGCTTCTCCAGACATGAGGGCACAAGCTCTCTGGGTGAGGGGAGGCGGAGGAGCATGAAGGAGAGGCTAAAGAGCAGTaaagtggggcagcaggtgacacagtggtaagagctactgcctttggttcaaatcccatctcctgcccAAGTACCTTAAACTCTCccacgcacacactggctgaagccgcttgtcccaagcggggttacgGCGAGCCGgcgccgaacccagcaacacagggcgcatggctggagggggaggggacgcacccagggtgggacgccagtccatcacaaggcaccccaagcggaactcgaaccccagacccaccagagagcaggcacgggtcaaacctgctgagccaccgtACCCCCCCAAATACCTTGAACCGATAGAGTAAAAAGtgcccagctggataaataattgtaagttgcttttgtgCAAGGCATTAGcgaaatgaattaatgcaaattcAAAAGTAAAGGGAGGAGAAAGGCAGGAAAAGGCATGGAAAATGGGTGGGTGAGAAGAAGAGAAACCGTGAGCGAGATGAAGGTCAGGAGAGAAGGTCGGAGCAGACGGAGGGGCAGGAGAGGAGGAGTAGCCCCGTCGGGGCGGAAGGATTGGCTACTCTCGGCGCTGCGAAGGCGGACTTAGGGTGGGGACGGTGACTTCTTCGTAATCTTCTATCACACCGCTAAATTGGGGAATGTGTGCACATCTGGATGCGTCTCAAATTCAGGATTATCCTCTACTCCATAAAAATGGCCCCAAGCTGTGCTTGGCTGCAAATCCCCATCTCCCGCACAGCTGTGGCTACATGCTGTGggtgtgcatctgtgtgcatGCAGGGGGCAGTGCGTGCGTCCCTTGGTCCCTGTGCTCCCCCTGCCagcaccccgcccccaccccatcccccagtCCACACCTCGGTCCGAACCTCAGGCGGCCTGCGGCGGGGCAAAGTTAGGACACCCTCACGTGGCGCGCCGTGCCAGAAGGCGTTCGTTTCCACCCGGTCGGACAATTGCGCAGGAGCGCGAACGTAAAGTCTCCCGTCTTGTCGCGTGGGAGCCCGCGGCTGACGCGGTGACGGCCGGCCTTCCCCTGCGCTGCCGCCGCTTACGTAAGTGGGCGTCCGAGGAGCCTCGGCCATTGGCTGGAATTTCTCGGGGAAAGACAGATTGGACGCGAGGCTCCTCCCTTCGTTTGCGACCAGACGTCGCGCCCCCTTGGACCCTCGCCGAACAGACCCGTGAAACAAAAATGCGGGACTGCTGCAGTCCATGGCTACATAGGGCTCTATAAATAGTGAAAGTAAAAGGTACGAGGGGGTCGAAGTTCCTATTTCACAACTGAATTTCGCAGAAATTCACAAGTTTCGCAACTGAATttcgcagtttttttttttttttttcccttttcagttGGAACGGTCTGATAACCTCCTCCAAAGTAAACGCCCAAGGCTTTAACCCTTTGACCTTTTGCTCACAAAGCCAGGTCATTATCCGGCGGACCACCTGCTGTTGTCAGTGTCACGTAAAATGTCCGTGAACTTAACAAAATCGCTGTTCACTCGTCATACACGCGGACGGCGGTGGCAGGGATTTCTTGCGGTAAGTGGCaacgtcacttttttttttttcctttttctcagcATAATCTTTCATTACATCATTGGTTTGAGGTCCCGCGAAGTTCGTGGTGCCTTAAAGTGACGGATGAGCGAAGAGATTTACGGCAGTCTTGCAAAGCAGCGCTTTGAAATCGCCACCTGTTCTAGAGGTCCAGGCTCAAAGTTAGAACTGCCCCTACCTCGATTACTCACCGGGGTTTCCGAGTAGAGCATCACGTGACCCGGGCATCGAAACCGATGAGCCGGAGCCATTAATCTGTTGTCAGCCTCCATGTCTCTTTAGGACCGTTGAGGCTTACGTAAATCCGTACTGAAACCTCGGCTGGGAAAGGGCTCTGTACACCGACCCTTGTCCGGGCGCCCCTGCTTCATCACACACAGATGGAGGCCCCCCGCAATGAGGAAGGGCACCGTGACAGCTGAGGGTTCGAGTCACCATGGCAATAAGGTCATCCTACACCAAAGGAGGTCAAGGCAGATCTCCCTTACTTAGAGGCGGGGGCTAATAATTTCTGTAGCTAAATGAACCGTTTTCTCCTGGGAAGGGCAAATCCCCCCGGTGTGGCTcctgggggggggagtggggaaGGTTGCACATCTGtctgctatttacatttacatgtattcattgagctgatgcttttctccgaagcgacttaaaatgttaagccgCTTAattattgatccatttatatagctgggtaattttaccggagcaatttagggtaagtacctgcctcaagggcactacagcgggaagagggattcaaacctgcatcctttggattccaaggcagcacctctagccactgcactacctgctgtccctaagCGCCTCCTCCGCCTGCGCACGCACGTCTCGGGTGTCGTCTCCCCTTACGCGGGTCCCGAAAGAGCACGGTGCGGCCGAACCGAGCCGAGGAACAAAGCCTCCGCAGCGCCGTGCCTACACCCAGGCCATTCTTACTGCCCTTCTGCCTTTCCTGCTGGCCTTTCCACACCTGCATCCTGCAGCACGGCAATTTCCCAAGGGCTGCTGATCTAACATCCTCGGCGCTTTAATTATAGCCAAACTCCAAGCCGCCCCTAGGGAGGAAGGGGAGGGCAACGGCCACCGCGAACGGAGCCCATCTCAGGCTGGAGACGTACACTTCTGGTTCTGGACCAGCCCCAGAGGGGAGTGGGGAGAGCTGTGATTGACAGGAGGCGAGGAGGACGGTAATCCGCTTATAGCCTGACTGAGAGAGAAGCATTAAAGCAGATCTGCTGCCCGCGCTCGCCGCAGTGAGGAACCCTGACAGCTGCACATGCGTGAGGGGACTGCAGACCccttgcaaataaaaatatcctCTTACCTGCATCTCGTGACAGTGCCGGCACTATTTTAACTCACTTTTAAATCACCTGCCTTGAAACGCAGCCTTGGTTGCGCCGGCTGCCGGTCAGCAAGGCTTCAGAGCTCGGGTCGGACCCCGTTAGGTCTGCTGTCAATATGCCGTAGTACATATAGTATGCCGGGAGCGTCGCGTATGGACTTTtcgggaacacacacacacacacacacacacattttcagaaccgcttgtcccatacggggtcgcggggaaccggagcctacccggtaacacagggcgtaaggccggagggggaggggacacacccaggacgggacgccagtccatcgcaaggcaccccaagtgggactcgaaccccagacccaccagagagcaggactgtggtccaacccactgtgctactgcacccccttttCGGGAACacgcaatgcataaattgtacgcGGTGAGCGATTCAAAATATCTACCCACAATGCCGTGTGCAAGTTTCCGTACGCTTCGTCCAGCTACCGTCCTCTCGGTACCGAGACCCAGACTACTCCACACGTGGCTCTTTCCCAAACGTATATGGAACGGCAGGGGGGCCGTAGGGTCCAGGGCACTGACACAGCAGCATGGCGGCTCCCCTACCCTACAGCAAAGCCCCTTACACACTCCACACTCTGTGGCGATCGTTACGCTGCACGCACCTGCTTGCAATCCGGTGTCACGCGAACACACCACTCCGCAAGATAGATATCGCCGAAGGCGTTCCAATcaaaccctgctgtatgaatgttCTCGGAATATGCAGCAAAAATAACGAGCGAAATTAATTACCCAAAACGAGCTGCTTTTAAACGGAGGAAAATAATATTTGCGTTTCAGTGCTCGTTATTGACTCAGACGCGAGGGCCCCGGTTCCGTTTTCCGCTGCGCTCGCGTTTCAGAACCAGCCAcgatttttttgcattagaaTTCCACGATTCCCTGGAAAAGAATCTGCCAGGCCAGTGAGTGAGAATAAAGAACATCGCCGAGAGACGGTGGGCGCAGGGGAGAGGCACGACAGCGAAAGCAGCGCTCGTCGCGGCAGTCATCGGCTTCGGAGCTCCCCAAGGCGCCTGCAGAGAGACCCATCGTTCGTCTGTCTCCCGCCGATCTGCCCTCTCCGCTTGTGTGTAAATACGCAAGGCGCAGAGCCTATAAAGATACGGGCCAGTATGGAGCGTGGTGAAGCAGGGACACGGAGGACACCCGAGTAAAATACTGGTAAAATACCCACCTGTAGGAGAGGCCAACAATCTGAGTCCCTCTGACGAAAGATAGACAGAGGTAACGTACGCAGGATGGCCGTGCATGGGAGagattcgtgtgtgtgtgtgtgtgtgtgaagcatgcCTGCAGTGGCACTGTCATGCTTTGAGCAGCTCCAGCACTGTCATCGCCAACAGCCCTGTCACATGCTGAATGGCGGTGTGGGGGGGCTGGGGAGCACACAGTCGCTGGGGACAGGGACGTGTAAACAAAGAGGAGATAAATATGCCTTTCGCGTCTCAGGGCCACGTAATTGTAGCTCCCCATTGACCATGCAGGAGCGCTCATGTGGGCTGCAGCTGGACTCTTGCTTCCTCTTTGTCTCCCCTGAATGGGTGTAAAaatgagggtgggggggggtgcgtggAGGCCATCTCGAAAAAAACCACGCACCGGGTTGCGGTAGATCGATAGTGGCGCTGGAGCCGCCGTGTAAACCTGTGTCGCGTACCCCGGACCCGCGTCGGTCAGGGAAAGGGTGCGAATGCGCTCCAGCTACACATAGTcccattattactgtcattagAATCCACATGCGGTGGGAGGTGCAA
Protein-coding sequences here:
- the proza gene encoding protein Z, vitamin K-dependent plasma glycoprotein a, whose amino-acid sequence is MGADATALFVCLLLGSAAAGQHASRVFLEKQDALTLMSRHKRANAGSEEDQLPPNLERECVEEVCHYEEAREIFQDTYRTDIFWSVYVDGDQCASKPCKNGALCSDSVGGYDCICKSGFSGVHCDTDQTVCILDATKGCSQFCQPGYQSYKCSCARGWKLQEKQNEKCIPAVPFPCGKVDSLSQWDNRRSTNIRSSYEGLSCNSGECPWQVLLQSEVGPFCNGVILKENLVLTTAQCANTYSSFKVVVGKRTTSFEAGQQELNVKTVHVHPRYVAGRPDNDLAAVELQNRITFKKSVMAACLPERDFAENVLMTGEWDAIITGWKDGSQPVALEGTLSLNHLAYEPLEQCIERHQGRMTNKMFCTLPRPKADCSFGPGSPALTLYREVFFLTGVASRPQEHDCQQGYLFQKVSRFLPWLKPLMEA